CATCTGCAATACTTCATATACAATCCCCTGTCCTGCAACGGAAGCATCTCCATGAATTAATATCGGCAATATCTTGTCAAAATCACTATTGTATAAAACATCTGCCTTACTACGTGCAAAGCCCACCACCACAGGATCTACCGCCTCCAAATGCGAAGGATTGGGGCAAAGTTTTAAATGAATTTTTTTACCGGTGTCCGTTTCAACTTCACTGCTAAAGCCCATATGATATTTTACGTCGCCACTACCCATTGTTGTATCTGGGGTAGATGTGCCTTCAAATTCACTAAATATTTGCTCGTAAGTTTTACCTAAAATATTCGCCAACACATTCAATCGTCCGCGATGCGCCATACCGATCACTACTTCCTGTACTCCATTTGCCGATGCAGTATTAATGATAGCATCCAATGCAGGAATGGTTGTTTCCCCACCTTCCAGTGAAAATCTTTTTTGACCGACATATTTTGTATGAAGGAATTTTTCAAACATCACCCCTTCATTCAATTTTTGCAGTATTCTTTTTTTCTTGTCCAATGTAACCGGCTCCAGCATTCGCTTTTCAACGGCATCAATGATCCAGTCTCTTTTTCTACGACTATTAACAGCACTAAATTCAACACCTACATGATTGGTGTAACATTTTTGTAAATGCGCTACTATATTCTTTAAAGTAGTTTTCCCAAGTCCAACAAACTTTCCTGTTTCAAACTCTGTATTCAAGTCTGCATCCGTAAAACCGAAATTTTCCAAACCCAGGTTTGCCTGCCTGTCTTTGCGTTCCCGGATAGGATTTGTTTTGGCAATTAAATGTCCTTTTCTTCTGTATGCTAATATTAACTGGTAAACATTAAATTCTTTATCCAAATTAGAAGCAGTTGCCACAGCATGTCCATTAGCACCATTGCCATTTACAGCAGGAACTGCGGCATTGTTAGTAACCGCAAAATCAAACCCTTCAAAAAAGTGGCGTAATTCAATGTCCACACTTTCGGGGTTCTTAACAAAATCCTGGTATAAATTTTCGATGTAAGCAGGGTGAGAGCTCGTAATATATTGGAAGTCCTTCATTTTTTTAAAATATGAGTGCAAATATCGGTCATTTATACGTTGCGATGCAGTAAGAAATTGTGTTGGAAAGCCAATTTTTCCTCAATTTTTCAAAAAAACCCAGCCTAGCTGCTAAAAAAGATTAGTATTAATTGGCAATATTGATTACGAATCCCTATCTTTGCAGCCCTAATTTAAAATTTAGATGGCAAATCACTCAGCTACCAAAAAAGACGTTCGTCAAAGTCGCAAGCGCAATGAGCGTAACCGTTATTACGGAAAAACAACCCGTAATGCTATTCGTGATATCAGAGCGGTTGACGCAAAGAAAGAAGCTTCGGACAAATTACCGGAAGTGGCTTCTATGATCGACAAATTGGCTAAACGTGGTACAATACACAAAAATAAAGCTGCTAACTTGAAAAGCAAATTGGCTAAAAAGGTCAATGCGCTTACAAAATAATTATGCTGCTGTATGATAGTAAGAATAGCCCGTCAGAAGTTCTGACGGGTTTTTTGTTTCTATTTCTTTAATCGCAGCTTATTATCTTTGCACGCTTATTTCATGCAAAGACGCTAAGGAGCAAAGAGACAAAGTTTTCTTAGCGACTTATTTACTTTGCGTTTTGTGTGAAACATTCTATTGAACTATTAAATTAACAATAACAATGTATCGTTCTCATACCTGTGGCGAATTAAGATTAACAGACGTAAAAAAAGAAGTAACGCTTGCCGGATGGGTGCAAACCGTTCGCAAGTTTGGAAGCATCACCTTTATTGATATCCGTGATCGTTATGGCATTACACAATTATTATTTTCAGAAAGCTTAAATGCGCAATTAGATGCCAATCCCTTAGGAAGAGAATTTGTGTTACAGGTAAAAGGAACGGTGAATGAACGCAGCAACAAAAATGCTAACATAGCAACAGGAGAAATTGAAATTACAGTAACTGAATTTTCAATCTTAAATAAATCAGTTGTTCCTCCTTTTACTATTCAGGATGATACGGATGGTGGTGATGATCTAAGAATGAAATATCGCTATCTTGATCTAAGAAGAAATGCAGTTAAGAAAAATTTAGAATTGCGTTACTCTGTAAATCGCAGTGCAAGAAATTATTTGCATGAAAATAGCTTCATGGATATTGAAACTCCTTTCTTAATTAAATCAACTCCTGAAGGTGCAAGAGACTTTGTGGTTCCGTCGAGAATGAACCCGGGACAGTTTTATGCATTGCCTCAATCGCCACAAACCTTTAAGCAATTATTAATGGTAAGCGGTTACGATCGTTACTATCAAATTGTAAAATGTTTTAGAGATGAAGATCTGCGTGCTGACCGTCAGCCTGAGTTTACACAGATAGATTGCGAAATGAGCTTTGTAGAACAGGAAGATATTTTAAACATGTTTGAAGGTTTGATCAAACGGATTTTTAAAGACGTAAAGAATATCGACTACACAGAGAAAGTTGAACGCATGACATGGGAAGATGCTATGTGGAATTATGGTAATGATAAACCTGATATTCGTTTCGATATAAAACTATTGAACCTTAAAAAGCCTTCAACTGTCTTTACTAATAAAACAGACAATGCTTCTTTAATTAATGGCGTAGATTTTAAAGTGTTTGATGAAGCTGAGACAGTCATTGCTATTTCAATTCCAGGTGCAAGTGAATACACACGTAAACAAACCGATGAATTAACAGAGTGGGTTAAACGTCCGCAGATAGGAATGAAAGGTTTGGTGTTTATTAAAGTAAATACTGATGGTACATATAAAAGCAGCGTAGATAAATTCTATAGTGAGGATAAATTGAAAGCGATTGCCACTGCAGCTAATGCAAAGCCAGGTGACCTGATCTTAATTCTTGCAGGTACAGAAGAAAAAACAAGAAAAGCCACCAGCGATCTGCGTATGTACATGGCAGATAAATCAGGCTTACGCAAATCCGATGAATATAAATTATTGTGGGTATTGGATTTTCCTTTGTTTGAATATGCAGAGGAAGATAATCGTTGGGTTGCCCGTCATCATCCGTTTACATCGCCAAAGCCTGACCAGATTGATGTGATGATCAATAACGATCCTGTTATTAAGGATGCTGCAAATTATTTGGCACATCCTTATGCCAATATCAAAGCAAATGCATATGATATGGTGTTGAACGGAAATGAAATCGGCGGTGGCTCTATCCGGATCTTTCAAAAAGAATTGCAGGAAAAAATGTTTGCTGCTTTAGGAATGGATAAAGAAGAACAGCAACATAAATTCGGTTTCTTGTTAGGTGCATTTGAATACGGCGCTCCTCCGCATGGTGGTTTGGCTTTTGGTTTTGATCGTTTGTGTGCTATACTTGGTGGAAGTGAAAGTATCCGCGATTTTATTGCGTTCCCTAAAAATAACAGCGGACGTGATGTGATGCTGGATGCACCATCTACTATTGATGATAAACAGTTTGATGAATTACAGATCAAATTGGATTTGAAATAGGAAATGGCAGATACCACATTTCATACAATTACTTCATTTGATAAAGCATTAATAGAAAAAATTGCAGACTGGTATTTTGAAGAATGGAAAATTCCAAAAGAAAGAACAATCCATCGTCTACAACATCAGTCGGGTGATGATGTTTTGTTCCAATTGGTTTTATTTATTGACAATATTCCTGTTGCAACGGGCGGACTCTATAATAATGTTGGGCTACATCAATCATTTCCTCATTATAAAAAGTTGCAGCCCTGGATAGCATTATTATATACATCCTCCGATCATAGAAATAAAGGTTATGGCAGGCTATTATTACGAGAAATAGAGTCGACTTCCTCAAAAAAAGGATTCGTTGATCTTTATCTTTATACTTTCACCGCTGAAGAATTGTATTTAAAAGAAGGATGGAAAGAGCTAAGCAGGGTGAATTATCATAATAACCAAACTGTTATTATGCAAAAGCAAATAAAAACTCTTAATAGCCTTTAGATAGTTTTGCAAAAAAGTTTATAGCAGCCATGATCTCTTCATCTGCTTTATCTTGTGTTGCTGAAAGAGGAAAGGTTCTTTTGAAAAAACCACTTTCGCCGTCTTTATAATATTCTACTACCAGGATAAAATTATCTGAAACACTACCTGTTATTTCCTTTTGTGTTAC
The Ferruginibacter albus DNA segment above includes these coding regions:
- the rpsT gene encoding 30S ribosomal protein S20 codes for the protein MANHSATKKDVRQSRKRNERNRYYGKTTRNAIRDIRAVDAKKEASDKLPEVASMIDKLAKRGTIHKNKAANLKSKLAKKVNALTK
- the aspS gene encoding aspartate--tRNA ligase is translated as MYRSHTCGELRLTDVKKEVTLAGWVQTVRKFGSITFIDIRDRYGITQLLFSESLNAQLDANPLGREFVLQVKGTVNERSNKNANIATGEIEITVTEFSILNKSVVPPFTIQDDTDGGDDLRMKYRYLDLRRNAVKKNLELRYSVNRSARNYLHENSFMDIETPFLIKSTPEGARDFVVPSRMNPGQFYALPQSPQTFKQLLMVSGYDRYYQIVKCFRDEDLRADRQPEFTQIDCEMSFVEQEDILNMFEGLIKRIFKDVKNIDYTEKVERMTWEDAMWNYGNDKPDIRFDIKLLNLKKPSTVFTNKTDNASLINGVDFKVFDEAETVIAISIPGASEYTRKQTDELTEWVKRPQIGMKGLVFIKVNTDGTYKSSVDKFYSEDKLKAIATAANAKPGDLILILAGTEEKTRKATSDLRMYMADKSGLRKSDEYKLLWVLDFPLFEYAEEDNRWVARHHPFTSPKPDQIDVMINNDPVIKDAANYLAHPYANIKANAYDMVLNGNEIGGGSIRIFQKELQEKMFAALGMDKEEQQHKFGFLLGAFEYGAPPHGGLAFGFDRLCAILGGSESIRDFIAFPKNNSGRDVMLDAPSTIDDKQFDELQIKLDLK
- a CDS encoding GNAT family N-acetyltransferase, which codes for MADTTFHTITSFDKALIEKIADWYFEEWKIPKERTIHRLQHQSGDDVLFQLVLFIDNIPVATGGLYNNVGLHQSFPHYKKLQPWIALLYTSSDHRNKGYGRLLLREIESTSSKKGFVDLYLYTFTAEELYLKEGWKELSRVNYHNNQTVIMQKQIKTLNSL